From Trichoderma atroviride chromosome 1, complete sequence, one genomic window encodes:
- a CDS encoding uncharacterized protein (EggNog:ENOG41) — protein MADKTPTKRPEPTASEAMFFFAIVKHTRNRADIDWEAVAQEQGFKNAEVAKVRFGQVKRKLGIDSNVTPKKGSNASPGGASTPSKVRKTPTGRAGTKGRARGSRAKKENDDAAAADADAGDDTTTAVESPSGKGEEDDSVNFKAERGEDPF, from the exons ATGGCCGACAAAACCCCTACCAAGCGCCCAGAGCCTACCGCCTCTGAGGCCAtgttcttcttcgccattgTCAAGCACACCCGCAACAGGGCGGACATTGACTGGGAAGCCGTTGCTCAAGAGCAAGGCTTCAAGAACGCCGAAGTCGCCAAG GTTCGCTTTGGTCAAGTCAAGCGCAAGCTCGGCATCGACTCCAACGTCACCCCGAAGAAGGGCAGCAACGCCTCTCCCGGCGGCGCCTCGACTCCCAGCAAGGTCCGCAAGACGCCCACCGGCCGTGCTGGAACCAAAGGCAGAGCCCGTGGCAGTCgtgccaagaaggagaacgacgatgccgccgcagCTGACGCTGACGCTGGAGATGACACCACCACTGCTGTGGAATCGCCCTCTggcaagggagaagaggatgacAGCGTCAACTTCAAGGCTGAGCGTGGCGAGGACCCTTTCTAA